Proteins found in one Pseudomonas marvdashtae genomic segment:
- a CDS encoding neuraminidase-like domain-containing protein, whose protein sequence is MALNNLAELLEKRRTALVEYCLGQVKTAGGKYNFLRTPADLFELLRMDPLDSYPVQSSWVAEATSCAQQFIHAAYRKLEPGYEKIEFDKRDLATWELYNNYPDWAALQLIALYPENFINPFVRRRKTSLFKTLENNLNQTRLNADSVQAALQDYLQSFEQICNLDVISGYMDGATPDRADYYFVGRQRVPPFQYFWRKAEVELSSACVAINPAAWSEWQPVDIPAGAMVLDMRPVFWSGRLCLVWAQWQAKVEGQEGSEGLPPRLDINVSFMAQNGNWSAPLSLHSSARDEDNPPQSARLIATVWADQSHPKGRLGVMLIGEDLKVFAVRDVLFRPVDWDDGGWLEKAALIRFTTAETVQHPLTNQPTMVISDAASGSLTPYLGLQAVAFRVGNDDKLFVQGFCRPTGLTGNDVTLKLELQNPASGDPAPIAKAFPVAGGWSTQWLELKRLRGSWQDPVFLFGAETGGHGRKRFQLTVKDLTDFTPVTLSKNTLDAAQFLSLNQSGLALKYTRLNSLFGPELVQRSNISVDAVLDWDTQFLSEPPPLGVPGFSEPNGAFNGANGLFFWELFFHLPHLVAARLRAEDRFLEAQNWLHYLFDPQAPADPGQSAVANPKPLYWRCRPLNGPGNLGCEADAPTDPDAIGYSAPRHFQIVVFTEYVKNLIAWGDWYYRQLTRDSLVAAKLCYVQAEFLMGKAPEVRTVNRWETDTVGSLMNKSLSRPALEQFEKELVFSLADFPATAEAPPLLGLLANEPFKAPINEQLLALYDLPDQRLYNLRNNLTLDGKPLDIPLFSPPTDPNQLLRDLAAGSGGARPMGGRLVVGAFRWRVTYETALRAVQSLQDHGNQVLRLLEQRDRAEQEEMQQNHLVELGSYAQTVQEQSITQLQASTAALEQSRAMAQERAEAYARRYDENVSEVEYQVMENLQLSKKLELASSSIKPAGAVVAAVPTIFGLANGGHRLDKAFDAVSFVLSVAASAMQIDADKQATTEGYRRRREEWQLQRDQALAEVRAIDAQITAQTHALQAAQTTLAQTLTANSQALTVYNFIKKRASNAELFGWLLGQLKALHYQAYDAVVSLCLNAQAALTAETGDYDAQIPLPQVWLDNRHGLTVGEHLHGHLLRMEREYLQRHERRMELVKTVSLRRLFDDPVERQAGVDSWEAALLQLQTHGTLEFALTQLLFDRDHPGHYCRQISAVEVDLPVVTGPFENVRATLLQIGSMIATKASVQSVRYLHSPGEFVAPSDIQINLRSGQQIALSMGLGDNGMTAMKPDEGLLNPFENTGVVSRWMVKFPWPTKAPQQQVLASLTDIIVRIRYTAKAGEPTFTRAVEDRVRASEIPDGFKQASKE, encoded by the coding sequence ATGGCGCTTAATAATCTCGCTGAACTTCTCGAAAAGCGTCGTACTGCCCTGGTGGAATACTGCCTCGGTCAGGTCAAAACAGCTGGCGGGAAATACAACTTTTTGCGAACCCCGGCGGACCTGTTCGAACTGCTGCGCATGGATCCGCTGGACAGCTACCCGGTGCAAAGCTCCTGGGTCGCCGAAGCGACCAGCTGCGCTCAGCAGTTCATTCATGCCGCTTACCGTAAACTGGAGCCCGGCTACGAAAAAATCGAATTCGACAAGCGCGATCTGGCCACGTGGGAACTGTATAACAATTATCCGGACTGGGCGGCACTGCAATTGATCGCCCTCTACCCGGAAAACTTCATCAATCCGTTTGTGCGGCGCCGCAAGACCAGCCTGTTCAAAACCCTGGAAAACAACCTCAACCAGACACGCTTGAACGCCGACTCCGTTCAGGCGGCTCTGCAAGATTATCTGCAATCCTTCGAACAAATCTGCAACCTGGACGTGATCAGCGGCTATATGGATGGCGCCACGCCCGACCGTGCCGATTATTATTTTGTCGGTCGGCAGCGGGTGCCGCCTTTCCAATACTTCTGGCGCAAGGCAGAAGTTGAACTCTCTTCTGCTTGCGTCGCGATCAATCCGGCGGCATGGAGCGAATGGCAACCCGTGGATATCCCGGCCGGCGCAATGGTCCTGGACATGCGTCCGGTGTTCTGGAGCGGTCGACTTTGCCTGGTATGGGCGCAGTGGCAAGCGAAGGTGGAGGGGCAGGAAGGCAGTGAAGGCTTGCCGCCCAGGTTGGATATCAATGTCTCTTTCATGGCCCAGAACGGCAACTGGTCGGCACCGCTGAGCCTGCACAGTTCCGCGCGGGACGAGGATAATCCTCCCCAAAGCGCCCGGCTGATCGCGACCGTTTGGGCCGATCAAAGTCATCCCAAGGGCAGGCTGGGGGTTATGCTGATCGGCGAGGACTTGAAGGTATTTGCGGTGCGTGATGTGCTGTTCCGTCCCGTGGATTGGGACGACGGCGGTTGGTTGGAAAAGGCTGCACTCATTCGTTTTACCACTGCCGAGACCGTTCAACATCCGCTGACGAATCAGCCGACGATGGTTATTTCCGATGCTGCGTCAGGCTCCTTGACGCCGTACTTGGGTTTGCAGGCGGTGGCGTTTCGTGTGGGTAATGACGACAAGTTGTTCGTGCAGGGTTTTTGTAGGCCAACGGGGCTGACTGGGAATGATGTAACTCTGAAACTGGAACTGCAAAACCCTGCATCGGGCGATCCGGCCCCGATCGCTAAAGCGTTCCCCGTTGCGGGTGGCTGGAGTACGCAATGGCTGGAGCTCAAGCGGCTGAGGGGCTCGTGGCAAGATCCGGTCTTTTTGTTCGGCGCTGAAACAGGCGGCCACGGGCGCAAACGATTTCAACTGACGGTCAAAGACCTAACGGACTTCACGCCCGTCACTCTGTCCAAGAACACGCTCGATGCGGCGCAGTTCCTTTCCCTCAACCAGTCGGGGCTTGCACTCAAATACACCCGCCTGAATTCGCTGTTTGGTCCGGAACTGGTGCAACGTTCCAATATTTCCGTCGATGCGGTACTGGATTGGGATACACAATTCCTGTCGGAACCACCTCCCCTGGGCGTGCCTGGTTTTTCGGAACCCAACGGTGCTTTCAACGGCGCCAACGGTTTATTTTTTTGGGAGCTGTTTTTTCATCTGCCCCACTTGGTGGCTGCACGCTTGCGTGCTGAGGACCGTTTTCTCGAAGCGCAGAATTGGCTGCACTACCTGTTCGATCCACAAGCGCCGGCCGATCCCGGACAGTCTGCTGTTGCGAATCCAAAGCCTCTATATTGGCGCTGCCGGCCCTTGAATGGTCCAGGTAACCTGGGTTGTGAAGCCGATGCCCCCACCGATCCCGATGCCATCGGGTATTCGGCGCCCCGGCACTTCCAGATTGTGGTGTTCACTGAATACGTTAAAAACCTGATCGCCTGGGGCGACTGGTATTACCGCCAGCTCACCCGCGACAGCTTGGTGGCGGCCAAGCTGTGTTACGTCCAGGCCGAGTTCCTGATGGGCAAGGCGCCTGAGGTCCGGACGGTGAACCGTTGGGAGACGGACACGGTGGGAAGCCTGATGAACAAAAGTTTGTCGCGGCCGGCGCTTGAACAGTTCGAGAAAGAGCTGGTGTTCAGTCTGGCGGACTTTCCGGCCACCGCCGAGGCGCCACCTCTGTTGGGACTGCTGGCAAACGAGCCGTTCAAAGCACCAATCAATGAGCAATTGCTGGCGCTCTACGATTTGCCCGACCAGCGCCTGTATAACCTGCGCAATAACCTCACGCTCGATGGCAAGCCGCTGGACATCCCACTGTTCAGCCCACCCACCGATCCCAATCAATTGCTACGGGACCTGGCGGCTGGGAGTGGGGGGGCAAGGCCTATGGGCGGGCGTCTGGTGGTCGGTGCGTTCCGCTGGCGCGTGACCTACGAGACGGCGTTGCGCGCCGTGCAGAGCTTGCAGGACCACGGGAACCAGGTCCTGCGTTTGCTCGAGCAGCGCGACCGGGCCGAGCAGGAGGAAATGCAACAAAACCACCTGGTGGAACTGGGAAGCTACGCCCAGACCGTTCAAGAACAGAGCATTACCCAATTGCAAGCGAGCACGGCCGCGTTGGAGCAAAGTCGTGCCATGGCCCAGGAGAGGGCCGAGGCGTACGCACGGCGCTACGATGAAAACGTCTCGGAGGTTGAATATCAGGTCATGGAGAACCTGCAGCTGTCGAAAAAGCTCGAATTGGCCTCGTCGAGTATCAAACCGGCGGGAGCGGTCGTGGCGGCGGTGCCCACAATCTTCGGCTTGGCCAACGGCGGGCATCGTCTGGACAAAGCCTTCGACGCGGTGAGTTTTGTATTGAGTGTCGCTGCGTCGGCGATGCAGATCGACGCGGATAAGCAGGCGACCACCGAGGGCTATCGCCGGCGCCGTGAAGAGTGGCAACTGCAACGCGATCAGGCGCTGGCGGAGGTACGGGCCATCGACGCCCAAATCACCGCACAGACCCACGCCTTGCAGGCCGCGCAAACGACCCTGGCGCAAACGCTGACAGCCAACAGCCAGGCCTTGACGGTTTACAACTTCATTAAAAAACGCGCGAGCAATGCCGAACTGTTCGGCTGGCTACTGGGCCAGCTCAAAGCGTTGCATTATCAGGCTTATGACGCGGTCGTCAGCCTGTGCCTCAATGCCCAGGCCGCATTGACTGCCGAGACCGGCGATTACGATGCCCAGATCCCTTTGCCACAAGTCTGGCTGGACAACCGCCACGGCTTGACCGTCGGCGAACATTTACACGGACATTTGTTGCGCATGGAGCGTGAGTATCTGCAACGCCATGAGCGACGGATGGAGCTGGTCAAGACCGTTTCCCTGCGTCGGCTTTTTGATGATCCGGTCGAGCGTCAAGCCGGCGTTGATAGTTGGGAGGCTGCGCTGCTCCAGTTACAGACCCATGGGACGCTGGAGTTCGCACTCACCCAACTGCTTTTCGATCGCGATCATCCCGGGCATTACTGCCGGCAAATCAGTGCAGTCGAGGTCGATCTGCCAGTGGTGACCGGGCCCTTCGAAAATGTGCGAGCCACCTTGCTGCAGATCGGCAGCATGATCGCCACCAAGGCGTCGGTGCAATCGGTGCGTTATCTGCACAGTCCGGGAGAGTTCGTGGCGCCTTCAGATATCCAGATAAACCTGCGCAGTGGTCAGCAAATAGCCTTGTCAATGGGGCTGGGTGATAACGGCATGACGGCGATGAAACCGGATGAGGGATTGCTCAACCCCTTTGAAAATACCGGCGTTGTCTCGCGCTGGATGGTGAAGTTCCCATGGCCGACGAAGGCCCCGCAACAACAAGTGCTTGCGTCTTTGACCGACATTATCGTGCGCATTCGCTACACGGCGAAAGCCGGCGAGCCGACCTTCACACGGGCCGTCGAGGACCGGGTAAGAGCGTCGGAAATCCCCGATGGGTTCAAGCAAGCTTCGAAGGAGTAG
- a CDS encoding DUF58 domain-containing protein — protein sequence MKPSRLLLTWLAILLAVGIVLGALRALGVAVPETLLSIHWGLLLALLALAILDAVRLRRLPSPRVQRQMPGSLALGRWSEVRLTISHDFTQPLETVVFDHLPDGLSFEHLPLSAELQPGQLTQLGYRVRPLKRGHFTFEHCEINLPSPLGLWSDKRLIKVLDNTRVYPDFARLYDGQLLAVDNWLSQLGIRQRQRRGQGQEFHQLREFREGDSLRQIDWKATARHRTPIAREYEDERDQQIIFMLDCGRRMRSQDGELAHFDHALNACLLLSYTALRQGDAVGLSTFASEQPRYLAPVKGTGQLNVLLNTVYDLDSSQRPADYQAAVTQLLARQKRRALVVLVTNLRDEDDEELLTAVKRLGQRHRVLVASLREEALDRLRQAPVQTLPEALAYCGTVEYSNARATLHERLSAHGMTVLQARPGELGAELVTLYLGWKKAGDL from the coding sequence ATGAAACCCTCGCGCCTGCTGCTGACCTGGCTGGCGATTCTGCTGGCCGTCGGCATCGTGCTGGGTGCATTGCGTGCGCTGGGTGTCGCGGTGCCTGAAACGCTGCTGTCGATCCATTGGGGGTTGCTGCTGGCCTTGCTGGCCTTGGCGATACTCGACGCGGTGCGCCTGCGACGCTTGCCCTCGCCACGCGTACAACGGCAAATGCCTGGCAGCCTGGCGCTGGGCCGCTGGAGCGAAGTGCGCCTGACGATCAGCCACGACTTTACCCAGCCGCTGGAAACGGTGGTTTTCGATCACTTGCCCGACGGCCTGAGCTTTGAACACTTGCCTCTGTCCGCTGAGCTACAGCCCGGTCAGCTCACCCAACTCGGCTACCGCGTTCGCCCACTCAAACGCGGTCACTTCACCTTCGAACACTGCGAGATCAACCTGCCCAGCCCGCTAGGCCTGTGGAGCGACAAACGCCTGATCAAGGTGCTCGACAACACCCGCGTCTACCCGGATTTCGCCCGGTTGTACGATGGCCAACTGTTGGCCGTGGACAACTGGCTCAGCCAACTCGGCATCCGTCAGCGCCAACGCCGCGGCCAGGGCCAGGAATTCCATCAGCTACGTGAATTTCGCGAAGGCGACAGCCTGCGCCAGATCGACTGGAAAGCCACCGCCCGCCACCGCACGCCCATCGCCCGGGAATACGAAGACGAGCGCGATCAGCAGATCATCTTCATGCTCGATTGCGGCCGGCGCATGCGCAGCCAGGACGGCGAGCTGGCGCATTTCGATCACGCCCTCAACGCCTGCCTGCTGCTCAGCTACACCGCGCTGCGCCAGGGCGACGCCGTGGGCCTGAGTACGTTCGCCAGCGAACAGCCACGCTATCTCGCGCCGGTCAAAGGCACCGGCCAGCTCAACGTATTGCTCAATACTGTCTACGACCTCGACAGCAGCCAACGTCCCGCCGACTACCAGGCTGCCGTCACCCAACTGCTCGCCCGGCAGAAACGCCGCGCCCTGGTGGTGCTGGTGACCAACCTGCGGGATGAAGACGATGAAGAACTGCTGACCGCCGTGAAACGGCTGGGCCAACGGCACCGGGTATTGGTGGCGAGCCTGCGGGAAGAGGCACTCGACCGGCTGCGCCAGGCGCCGGTCCAGACACTGCCCGAGGCGCTGGCCTATTGCGGGACGGTGGAGTATTCGAATGCCCGGGCCACGCTGCATGAACGGCTGAGCGCCCATGGGATGACGGTGCTGCAAGCCCGGCCCGGGGAGTTGGGGGCCGAGCTGGTGACGTTGTATCTGGGGTGGAAGAAGGCGGGGGATTTGTAA
- a CDS encoding AAA family ATPase, producing the protein MTTEQNEPAAGQTHAAQQRQRASQLAQAIRTELHKAVVGQGAVIDDVLTALIAGGHVLLEGVPGLGKTLLVRALARCFGGEFARIQFTPDLMPSDVTGHAVYDLQTEQFKLRKGPVFTNLLLADEINRAPAKTQAALLEAMQERQVTLEGRALPIAQPFMVLATQNPIEQEGTYPLPEAELDRFMLKVRMDYPDADQELNMVRQVSRSTRADMLDVQPLRTVLQAKDVQALQRIASDLPMDDQVLDYAVRLARSTRTWPGLTLGAGPRASIALVRCARARALLRGGEFVVPDDIKGCALAVLRHRVRLAPELDIEGLSVDQVLGQLLDQVPAPRL; encoded by the coding sequence TTGACGACTGAACAGAACGAACCTGCCGCCGGCCAGACCCACGCCGCCCAACAGCGCCAGCGTGCCAGTCAGTTGGCCCAGGCCATCCGCACCGAATTGCACAAGGCGGTGGTCGGCCAGGGCGCGGTGATCGACGATGTGCTCACGGCGCTGATCGCCGGTGGTCATGTCCTGCTCGAAGGCGTTCCCGGCCTGGGCAAGACCTTGCTGGTGCGGGCCCTGGCTCGCTGTTTTGGCGGCGAGTTCGCGCGCATACAGTTCACCCCGGACCTGATGCCCAGCGACGTTACCGGCCACGCGGTATACGACTTGCAGACCGAGCAGTTCAAACTGCGCAAGGGGCCGGTGTTCACCAACCTGCTGCTGGCCGACGAGATCAACCGCGCGCCGGCCAAGACCCAGGCCGCACTGCTCGAAGCCATGCAGGAACGCCAGGTCACCCTCGAAGGCCGCGCCTTGCCCATCGCTCAACCGTTCATGGTGCTTGCCACCCAGAACCCTATCGAACAGGAAGGCACCTACCCACTGCCGGAGGCCGAGCTCGACCGCTTCATGCTCAAGGTGCGCATGGATTACCCCGACGCCGACCAGGAATTGAACATGGTGCGCCAGGTCAGTCGCTCGACCCGCGCCGACATGCTCGACGTGCAACCATTGCGCACGGTGTTGCAGGCCAAGGATGTGCAAGCGCTGCAACGCATTGCCAGCGACCTGCCGATGGACGACCAGGTGCTCGACTACGCCGTGCGCCTGGCCCGCAGCACCCGCACCTGGCCAGGCCTGACCCTGGGCGCCGGGCCTCGGGCTTCGATTGCACTGGTGCGTTGCGCCCGCGCCCGGGCGTTGTTGCGTGGGGGTGAATTCGTGGTGCCGGACGACATCAAGGGCTGCGCCCTGGCCGTGCTGCGCCATCGTGTGCGGCTGGCGCCGGAGCTGGACATCGAAGGGCTGTCGGTGGACCAGGTGCTGGGGCAACTGCTCGACCAAGTGCCGGCGCCACGGTTGTGA
- a CDS encoding Fic family protein, protein MITSKTYLDPVLPENLPDSIIQAADQLPRKAEFLAGRLADETSRQLAGLLRITNTYYSNLIEGHRTEIAELQAARTTPKRKRKALKELAVQHMTQQEVMERLLRMRPTESFSALFDPKLITAIHRRLFKDASTQELTLSDGRLMEPGRLRAEENEQVQVGAHVAPAAVVVLPMLEHLQLHYGRIRDPRRQLIAALAGHHRVALVHPFLDGNGRVIRMLTHLQLVHLGLKPFLWSLSRGLARRQEDYYRFLALADRPREGDCDGRGQLSQRHYFNFIEFMLDVCHDQIEYMTTSLNPARLREQVVHVFSTDPELRRVGIRPTSAAAVLALLTQGAMPRAEFKVFTGLKDRLATEELGRLIEAGIVVSGTPRSRTVEAGLPARFAGLIFPNLHLQMG, encoded by the coding sequence AATCTGCCCGACTCGATCATTCAGGCCGCGGATCAGTTGCCGCGCAAGGCAGAATTTCTTGCCGGACGGCTGGCCGATGAGACATCCAGGCAATTGGCGGGCCTGTTGCGCATCACCAATACCTATTATTCGAACCTGATCGAAGGACATCGCACCGAGATTGCCGAGCTGCAGGCTGCTCGCACGACTCCGAAACGGAAAAGAAAGGCACTCAAAGAGCTGGCCGTGCAACACATGACGCAGCAGGAGGTGATGGAGCGGCTGCTTCGCATGCGACCAACGGAGAGTTTCTCCGCCCTGTTCGATCCGAAGTTAATCACGGCCATCCATCGTCGATTGTTCAAGGACGCTTCCACGCAGGAACTGACCCTGAGCGATGGGCGCCTGATGGAACCCGGCAGGCTGCGGGCCGAAGAGAATGAACAGGTCCAGGTCGGCGCACATGTCGCTCCAGCGGCGGTCGTTGTATTACCCATGCTTGAACATCTGCAGTTGCACTACGGACGAATCAGGGATCCGCGGCGCCAATTGATCGCAGCCCTGGCCGGCCATCACCGGGTGGCGCTTGTTCACCCCTTCCTGGACGGCAATGGTCGAGTGATTCGGATGCTCACCCACCTGCAACTGGTTCACCTGGGGCTAAAACCTTTCCTCTGGTCGCTGTCTCGCGGACTGGCTCGCAGGCAAGAAGACTACTATCGCTTCCTGGCCTTGGCTGATCGCCCTCGTGAAGGTGACTGTGACGGGCGCGGCCAACTTTCACAGCGTCATTACTTCAATTTCATCGAATTCATGCTCGATGTCTGCCACGACCAGATTGAATACATGACCACCTCGCTAAACCCAGCCAGGTTGCGCGAGCAGGTTGTTCATGTGTTTTCAACGGACCCTGAGCTTCGCCGTGTCGGCATCCGGCCCACCAGTGCTGCCGCCGTGCTGGCGCTACTCACCCAAGGGGCTATGCCGCGTGCGGAGTTCAAGGTGTTCACAGGCTTGAAGGACCGGCTGGCAACGGAAGAACTGGGGCGCCTGATCGAAGCGGGGATCGTGGTCAGCGGCACCCCCCGGTCCCGGACGGTGGAAGCGGGCTTGCCGGCACGCTTCGCCGGGTTGATCTTTCCAAACCTGCATTTGCAAATGGGCTAA